One window of Pseudomonadota bacterium genomic DNA carries:
- a CDS encoding monovalent cation/H+ antiporter complex subunit F — MYLAAALAIVATMLLALVRAAQGPTVFDRILAANMIGTKTVLLIAVAGFLTGRPDFLDLALVYALINFIGVVAVCKFTRFRNLADDRTRSSAEANPAVSTRSGEA, encoded by the coding sequence GTGTACCTGGCTGCCGCCCTAGCCATCGTCGCGACGATGCTGTTGGCCCTGGTGCGGGCAGCCCAGGGGCCCACCGTGTTCGATCGGATCTTGGCGGCCAACATGATCGGAACCAAGACCGTGTTGCTGATCGCCGTAGCCGGCTTTCTAACCGGCCGTCCCGACTTCCTCGACCTTGCCTTGGTCTATGCCCTCATCAACTTCATCGGCGTGGTAGCTGTCTGCAAGTTCACGCGCTTCCGCAACCTGGCCGACGATCGCACCAGAAGCTCCGCTGAAGCCAACCCGGCCGTCTCGACTCGCAGCGGGGAAGCCTGA